Proteins co-encoded in one Marmota flaviventris isolate mMarFla1 chromosome 9, mMarFla1.hap1, whole genome shotgun sequence genomic window:
- the Rrp8 gene encoding ribosomal RNA-processing protein 8 translates to MFEEPEWAGAAPVAAGLRLVTPQTRPAAASQIKGSKRRQLLATLRTLEAASLSQQPPGSPPGSDYEEEEVVEQKKQLPKALFANSSAKGGEKRKKKRPKQGPPCSDSEDKELERKKCHKEVFDKDSAEEKRKRKHQKQTSSNPTQHLDSVDQTDHEAWKSSATNNLPKPSLGSPSPKHPRTLSRKQWRNRQKNKRKHKNKFRPPPAPDKLPAKDSTEDTEVPPAPTPNSQETRAGALRARMAQRLDGARFRYLNEQLYSGPSSAAQRLFQEDPEAFFLYHRGFQSQVKKWPLQPVDRIARDLRQRPASLVVADFGCGDCRLASSIRNPVHCFDLASLDPRVTVCDMAQVPLEDKSVDVAVFCLSLMGTNIRDFLEEANRVLKPGGLLKVAEVSSRFEDVRAFLGAVTKLGFKVISKDLRNSHFFLFDFEKTGPPRVGPKAQLLGLKLQPCLYKRR, encoded by the exons ATGTTCGAGGAGCCTGAATGGGCCGGGGCGGCCCCAGTAGCCGCAGGCCTTCGGCTGGTAACCCCACAGACTCGGCCAGCGGCAGCCTCGCAAATCAAG gGTTCCAAGCGCCGCCAGCTTTTGGCCACATTACGGACCCTAGAAGCAGCATCTCTTTCCCAGCAACCCCCTGGTAGCCCACCTGGCAGTGACTATGAGGAGGAGGAAGTTGTAGAACAGAAGAAACAACTGCCAAAGGCCTTGTTTGCCAATTCCTCTGctaaaggaggggaaaaaaggaagaaaaaacgtCCAAAACAGGGCCCACCTTGCAGTGATTCTGAGGACAAggaattagaaaggaagaagtgtCACAAAGAAGTTTTTGACAAAGATTCTgctgaagagaagagaaagaggaaacacCAAAAACAGACTTCTTCAAACCCAACCCAACACCTGGACAGTGTTGACCAAACAG ACCACGAAGCCTGGAAGAGTAGTGCTACAAATAACCTGCCCAAGCCAAGCCTTGGGTCTCCTTCTCCTAAACACCCGCGTACCTTGAGCCGCAAGCAGTGGCGGAATCGGCAAAAGAATAAGCGGAAACACAAGAACAAATTTCGTCCACCTCCAGCACCAGACAAGCTTCCTGCCAAGGACTCCACAGAGGACACAGAGGTGCCTCCTGCCCCCACGCCAAACAGCCAAGAGACTCGGGCAGGAGCCCTACGAGCCCGCATGGCCCAGCGGCTGGATGGCGCCCGATTTCGCTACCTCAATGAACAGCTGTACTCGGGGCCCAGCAGTGCTGCACAGCGTCTCTTTCAGGAAGACCCTGAGGCTTTCTTTCTCTACCATCGTGGCTTCCAAAGCCAAGTGAAGAAGTGGCCACTGCAGCCAGTAGACCGCATTGCCAGGGATCTTCGCCAGCG GCCTGCATCCCTAGTGGTGGCTGACTTTGGATGTGGAGATTGCCGTCTGGCTTCAAGTATCCGGAACCCTGTGCACTGCTTTGACTTGGCCTCTCTAGATCCCAGGGTCACTGTGTGTGACATGGCCCAG GTGCCTCTGGAGGATAAATCTGTGGATGTGGCTGTATTTTGCCTTTCACTGATGGGAACCAACATCAgggacttcctggaggaggcaaaTCGGGTATTGAAGCCAGG GGGTCTTCTGAAAGTGGCTGAGGTTAGCAGCCGCTTTGAGGATGTTCGGGCCTTTCTGGGGGCTGTGACCAAACTGGGCTTCAAGGTCATCTCCAAG GACCTGAGGAACAGTCACTTCTTCTTGTTTGATTTTGAAAAGACTGGGCCCCCTCGGGTAGGGCCCAAGGCTCAACTTTTAGGCCTGAAACTTCAACCATGCCTCTACAAGCGCAGGTGA